The Myripristis murdjan chromosome 17, fMyrMur1.1, whole genome shotgun sequence DNA segment ttttattttattactctgTTACAGAAATATGATACTGTTAAACATGAAGAAATTAAATAACACGCCAGAGATCATCACATATAGATGGATCAAAGTTAAAATGACAAGACATAAGTTAAGATGACTcaagtgtgttttctctgcaaCAAAGGCAGATTTTTATATGCAATATAAAATATCCagctggggaaaaaatattttatcaaacattctctgtacattgaaatatccttacaaatatacaaaaaacagTGCGCTCTCGAGAGTTTCTCATCCTCTCACAAGACCTCATCGATTCACCTATAAGAGCTGGTTATCTGTGATTGGATGAGCCTGCTCTGGGCTTGGTTCAGACAAGCCAATCAGAGACTCCAGGAGGTAGGTGCTTGACTCGTTGTACTGCGGGAGACTCGCGGAGCTGAACAGCTGCAGGTGGCGGAAGTTGTCCAGGTGGCGGTGCGCTTTGAAGGAGTTGTGCAGCGGGCCGGAGGTGTAGTCGCTGTCGAAGAACTCCAGGTCGGAGtcggaggagaggctgaggtcCATGTATCTGCCTGAGGAGTAGTCCACAGTGGGAGAGGGAGTGTTGGGGAAGCCCTCGAGGGAGTTCTCACCAAAGAAGTCAGTGGCTTGGTTGGCGTTTTCATCAAGATAATCTGCCACCGAGGTCCTGCCCATGCtgtctgtgaatgtgtctgCGGTGCCGGATCCAGTGGTGTCAGTGCCAGAGCTGCTGCCGTGCTGAGTCCCGGGCTGCCTGGTGTGTCTCAGCGGGCCACACAAAGAGTAGTCGTCGTTTTCAGAGTCGCAGATGCTGAGGACGCGGGCCAGCCCTCCGTCATCCACCTCGGGTGAATCCTGGCTCCCCACAGGGCATCCCGCGGCGTCCGAGTCCTCGCTGTgtgcagaggagcaggaggaggagtcgGTCATGTcgctgctgcagctgttctCCTCCACCACAGGCCGCTCGGGGATAAAATGGAAGGACGGGGTCGAGGGCATGGTGAGAGGAAGGCCGTCTTCCTCCACGCTGAACCCAAAGGGGCAGCTCTTGTCCTGGGCATCTTGCGCTGGCGGTGATTCACCCTGGTCCTCGTAGTCTTGAAGGTCCTCCGGGAGTCCCGTCTGGTCCGACTGGCTCAGTGCGTCGTCCTGCAGTCGCCTCTCCAGTTCCAGtctcatgacagtgtggatgtAATGGGTCTGCACACGTCTGGAGTTGAACTCGATGCGTCCCTGAGTGTTCCCACAGCCATCTTTAGTGCAACCACATGGGAAGTTGAAGCGGTCCATCTGTGGAACCAAAACAGCAGGAGACAACTTCTATGAAAAAACAGTTCTATGGATTTAATTTACTCCTCATACAGGTGAGGGAGTTGGCACCAGGGTCCCAAATTAACACCCATCAAGAgtgaaatgttgaaaagtttGTCTTTGATAGAGAACTTTTTGAGATGATAACATTTTGGATTCCTGAGGCAAATACAGCTTTTGGCCTTTGCTTATATGTCCCTGCTGGCCACCGTACACTCTCTCTGACTGTGAGCCgatcaaatcaaagcaaaacaactgTTCTTTATCAAACACGCTCTGGATTGGTACACAAAGCTCTAGTGTTCAAACTCCTGTAACTCCAAATTTTTACAGTTATATAAAAATAGGAATTTTGATTATTATAGCTGGTAAAAATTACTGTTGGGAAGATAATTTTTCTGGAAGTTTTTGAGTTCTTGGCAGTCCTTTAATTTGCATATTGACTGGCACTATTCATGTTTAAGATTACATTAGAAAAATAGTCTCATTATTTGTTTACATGCTCAATGTAACAGTGATGACCACTACCTGGCACTTGATGCCTGCTAGGCTGCAGGCGCAGGTCTCTGGCTCACAGAAGCCCTTGCAGTCACAGCCACAGTCTTCCCTGGAGAGACGCAGGGCGTGAAGctgcctcttctcctctttgtcGATGCGCTTCACCCCCGCGGCCTGGAGGAGCACCTGCCTGTGTTTGGAGGAGTAGGGCTGCAGGAAACCCCCATCCTCCAGCTCGGCATCGCTGACGTGGATGTCAGCGTCTCCGTCTGGGAGCTGATCCACTGTGAGTCTGTCGGCTTCTCCCTGGTCGATGGCACCGCTGGCAATCAACTGGCGTCAAGGGGAAATAAAATGGTAAGTAGCAGGAACTGTGTGTGCGAGGCATGCTGACAACTTTAGAAATCGATTCCACTCACTTTGTGTTTCAAGGCCTCAAGCTTCTCCTCTCTCAGTCTTTCCTGGAGCCTCTCCCTGCGCCTGCGCCGTTGCTCCAGTGCATGCTCGGCCAGAGTGTACCTGTGGAGGGCGCTGTGCTTGTGCATCATGCCCAGGGTGGCTCCTCCGTGGCTGGGCACACTGGTGAAGCCTTGGCAGCGCGGGAACAGGAACACCGTCACCAAGTCGAAGCGCACGCTACTCTGTCCACTTGTCAGCTTGCGCCTCTTCAGGATGGAACGGACTGGGTGCacgagagaaagagaagttATATATCAGTATTAGAGTGACCATATAGTGCTTTAGGGATTGGGAACTTTGCAATAtactgtttgaaaatgaaatcaatcaACTTGAACACTGATTTGCAAAGTCTGATGTGGCCATTTCTGCTGTAGTTCTCTGAGCAGCCACTAGGTGACACACTATAGGTGCTTGACTGCAGTAATTTGGGTGAATGATTGAACATAAATATGCAAAGGAAAACACCAAGGAGAAGGTTCACTGCAATGGTGGACAGATCAAAGGCTGAGAAAGGAGTGAAGTGGGTTTTAAGTGCTGTTTTGCAGCGGTTTGTCTGTGCATATTTAGAATATTTCTGCCAGTGTAGGTTTTAATATCCATCAGGTCGACTGTTTGGTTTAACAGTTTGGCTAAAACAAATCATCTGACCTTCACACATAACTGAGGGTGAACTCTCGGATGAACTCTTGTTCCAAAAGTCAGTAAACAACTGAGACCAGCTGACTAAGCTTGTttcagctgctcctctgtctaAAAACGACACTCCACATCGGGGCACTGTTTGCACGATGACTCAGTTGTGAGACTTAGTAGAGGACTTTGAAGCTGGAGGAAGGCTCAGAGTATCAAGCCTGTAATTGCTGTACAAAAGGCTCAAGTgctgtacaacaacaacaacaacaacttgcaCAGTATTGTATGACTGCAGGTGGCTACTAAATCGATGCTTTATGTTGTCTGTGTGATATTTGAATGAGGCCATTTGATACAGCTTGTTTAAAGAGACCTTGGTATTCAAATTTATTCCACAACATCCTATTGCTCAGGCAAATGATGTTCTACACAACCGGACAGACAGCCCAGCGGCAAGTCATTCTCTGTGCATTATCACGAATGGCTTTAAGGCTAGCGGTCTCCTATCAGTATCTTttaacagtgctgctgcagagTGATAAGAGACACTCCTATAACACACTCATTTGAAATCGGCCAGATAAGGAAGAGGTTTGCATTATTTGAAAGAGGGCGAAAAATTAATGCTCGTGCACAAACTTACTGGGTAAACTGGCAGGTGAAGCGGGGCTGCTGGGGGTGAAATCGTGGCTGACGGAGGAGCCGCTCTCCCCGTCAGACTCCCACTCCGAGGAggcaggtgaggagagggaggacggaggagaggaggaggagtagcaGGGATCTTCATCCACCTCAGCAAACTTTCTTTTCAGAAGCCCTTTCATTGCTTGGCTGTGGTGGTTGATAAACATTCTGTAATAggacagagcaaaaaaaaaaaaaaaaagaagaagacatttTTATGACTATTTATTATACCAAGGAAATAAATGCACAGATCAATATTGCGATAACACTATTAATAGAACCTTCTGTATTTATATCCACACGGATGCAACGTGCATTGGCAATATTCCTTTCAGAATTTCCATTTCAGGAACACAAAGTTATGCAAATCAATGAGCAGATATGGCATGATAATAACATTGTAGTGCTACTGCAACAGCAATGTTCCCTCTGCTGCATGCAGCCAAGAAACTGGATACTTCTTTTGTGACACTTGGAGGGAGAGGTCTCTCCTATAGAGAGCAGAGCGCTGCAGCTCTGCTGGTTGACCCGGTTTCAGGACATCAGCTTGTTTAGGCTAATTATATCTTGATACTGATTAGCTTTCCAAACTGATGTTCCATAAGTTAACAAATGTGTACTGAAATCCAGTATTGCTTAACACTGGCTGGAAAGTTAGgacagggaaaagaaaaaaaacatcaatagctctttttcttttccccacaGAGTAATTAACATTCCAATGAttccttagtttttttttgtgaagaatACGTGGAAACAGACAGTACAAACAGAGTATTCTAGggactgggggtgggggggtgggggggtgtaaTGACCCGTgaagctgctgtttttggatgtacacatggaaaataaatcaaaacatgcataaacaccTTACAAAATTTAGATATCACAAACCTCAGCAGGGTTTGGAACGTAATGCTACagagtaaacacaaaacaaagcaaaacaaaacaaaacaaaaaaacagaccgCTGAGGAGACAATCCAACAGAAAATATGCATATAACATCTACTGCAATTGTGAACTTTTGCCAACTAGCAAAAGGAGATCAGTGGGAGGACTTCAACTATCTTTGCAGGTTTAAACTCTGCAAACTAAAGTCTCAAGTcccagagggaggaggggaaagaagagggggaggaggtgggggttgAGGAATGTTGGCTGGTCACAGGCAACACACACGCCACAAAAAGGCACAACGGGGTGAAGCTGTGACGTTGCTTGTACCtatacaggcagcagtgtgcgCACTCATGGCCACCTGGTCCCGGGCTGCTCCTGCACTGACAGGCCAGGCTGCCACAGCGCCAGGAACAGGCCGTCCTGCAGGGGACTCCGAGCCAGGGAGGGCACACTGAGTCATTCAGGATGGACGAGACAAGGGGCTTCTGATCGTCAGTTGTAAGCAAATACTAAAACCAGTgaagccactgtgtgtgtgtgtgtgtgtgtgtgtgtgtgtgtgtgtgtgtgtgtgagtgtgtgtgccaggaTCCATCAGCAAATAAGAGGGGGAAACAAAAGACGGCTTCTTGTGTCAATAAAGTGAAGTTCTCTCTGCTGTGTAGGCACCACGATGTGGTACATTTGTCTCACCTGAAAATGTGCAGTATGAGCGACTGACAGCTGCTGTCATCATTACACCCATTATCCCTAAAGCTTAAAAGTAAACTTATTTTAATAGCAAGCAAGCAATAATACACTAACACTGTGTCTGTGCCTGGTCATGCCCCCATTTAGATCACATTCGTTACAATTAATACAAGAGAGAGTTACAAGATGTGGGTTTCCACTGAGGAGATATAAATAATtcaaagacagcagcagcagcagcagcagcagctactgCACACACTCTAGGTATTggagtgtatgtttgtgtgtgtgtgtgtgtgtgtgtgtgtgtgtgtgtgtgtagtgtgcagagaggaggaggtaaaTCTAGCATaatattaatttgatttcataCCATAGGAGATAAAAGTGGCACGGTAAGGTCACTAACAAGTCAGTGTTGAGCCTCTATAATAATATTAGAGCCTGTCACGGTGATCGGTCGTAAAGGCAGTGAAGTCTTTTCCTATTTGGCAACCCTCGTCATTAGGCAGCTGACCTCTTCACCCTTCCAGGAGACACACGGCGATCATGTCAGCCACAATGACAACATTGTTCCCCCTCCGCCGCCGCTTTTCTtacagcaaagcaaagcaaaacagaggCGAGCACAGTTTCTCATCCTGTAACCGGAGCGAGCCGTCCCTGTTGTCCGACAAGAGGAGAGTGGATCCGGGCAGAGCGCCTGTCCTCATCAGCCTCTCatatgaagtttttttttttttttttttttttttttttttttttttatgaaacatTACTCATGCCATAATTATGAGTTGTCTCCACAGTGGGTGACTCTCAGATTTGTATCATCGTCCCATTACGGAAAAAGAGCCACAGTGACTTTTATAATGACAGGCAAGTCTATAACAGCGTTTTAAAAATATGATTGGACGGTGACAGTGACACTACAGGAGCTGTCCGAAAACATCAAGTCCGACAAAGTCAACATAAACAGCATTAAgtcccacaacacacacactataagTTCCTGTTAGGAGTGTTACAGTGatgtttagtttgtgtttaCTCACCATGAAGGAATGGacagcataataataacaataatgatgatgatgatgatgatgatggtgatgatgatgatggtggtgataaaAGCTGGAGTCCACACGGAGTCTTATCGCCAGCTCAACATTGCGAGTCCCTCTGTGTTAATGTGAGGCTACACAGTAGTACTGGTGTGAATATGAGAGGAGCTCAGCGACCTGACAAagataatagatttttttaaagaacaagATAGTTCACTCCCGAGTCCGGGCTGGAAACCACACCGGAACTCATCCTCCTCGGCACATGCGCACAACTGTCAGCAAAGTACAGGTCAATTAGCATGCAGTGTTAAAATAGCTAATTTAGGTGAGATAACTATAAACATCACAAATGGCCACTTTGGTCtactaattttttaaaaatgtgacgATATAACCGCTTCAAACTTTAATGCTGTTTGGATAAATCTAATGAGAGATCTGCACAACAATCACTGAAATAGCCTATAATTATACAGCGAATGTGCAACACCATcccagtaaaaaataaacaaataaaagtaaaataaaataaatagcgaaaacaataatgataaaagaAGCATTTAATTGTGCCTAATGGGATTTAAACACTAAAAAAGGGTGCATCGTTTCATCACATTTGTGTGTTAACCTTTGGAACGACATAACCTTAAGTTGCGCCACATTTCAGCACAAGATacgtaaaaaataaataaagaaagaagaagtagttgtagtaaaggaagaaggaagaaaactatgttatataaaatgtaaatatcagTAATAAAAAGTGACAGATCCTTTTTTTGGGGAGTGACCGAAAGCGGAAGTGGGTGGCGGTGAGTCCTCCGGTGTTTCTTCCTCTCGATGAAACTCGCCCTGGGTTTGACGCAGACGGAGCGGAGAGCCGCGCAGCTTCCTGTCTGCTCCGCCCGGAGGTCACAGTCCCACCACAGCCTCCTCTGCCCACCAAGAGGAGGGCAGGCTGAGAGGTTTCCACCGGGTTTCTGATGTCACTgatctcacacaaacacaaacaaaataatggaaacgcCACATGAGCTCGTTGTCAGGGGAGAGGAGTGCGCAAGAAACTACAGCTGTCCTTTTAGGGTGTGAGCCTgtggatattttattttattttattttatgttactttattttattttgtagagTGGAAAAAAGCTTTCATGGCTCCTTGTAAATATTCCATCCCAGACAATGTAAGCTGTATTTTTGAGATAAACAGACAagatattcaaataaataagttCTATCTATcacttatatatttatttatttatcttattcttttaattaattaattaatttatttatttatttattctcattattcttattttatttattttttaatctatttatttatttattttgtgttttctttgcccTTGTACTCAATTGCTTGCCAAACTGgatttttgtgcttgttttaaataataataataatgatttaaaaaaaaaaaaactattcttattcttcttattattaataaaaaataatatttatagtTACAGAAAAGTATTTAATTTTAGGTTTACTTCCTGTTAAAAcaccccatttttttttttttttttttatcattttataatCTTACACCAGTTTGATTCTGCTCACTGTGATGTGCAATGaccagaggtgttttttttcccccttgttttgttttgttttgtttttgagtttaCAAGTGGAAGGAAAAAAGACTAAAGTGACCAGCCCGGCGTTCCAGTGTCTCCGGCGCTGCTCTTAAAGATAATCACAGGCTGCTGTGTGCCTCCAACTGGGATAAAACaaggagacacagacagacatacagagcaagacagacagacggacagatggacagacagacagacagacagatgcaggaAACTCGGTGTTGATGCAAGACAGTGTAGCTGAGCTTACATAAGAGTACGTAAGAGtacataagaaaacaaaaaacaacaacaacaaaaaaatcacaagagcTCCATACCTGTCAGGGGGGTTGAGTGCTcatcctgacctctgacctctgtggaAGTGTGTTATGAAAGTGTGACCCACATTGGCCATgatcactcgtgtgtgtgtgtgtgtgtgtgtgttggtgtgtgtgtagcaaGGGGACATGACAGGCCAATCAATACAGTGAGATAACACAGAAACAAGCAAGACACACAGCCCTGTTTCCTCTGAAGCTCACAGTTTAGATCCACGAGGAAGCTGGTGATCAATAACGGTGTTGATAAACATGATGTGTGATCTGttggagggagtgtgtgtgtgtgtgacatgcacGGCACATCATCAGTGTGGCCTCTTACTCCCAACATGCGATCAAAGGGCTGTGTGAGGCTGCACGGCTATTTTTAGCACACTGAAACTGCCTCGTCAAAAATAAATCTGTCCGAAATAAAGGGAGTttcctgttcactctgctggCGGTTGCCACGCCGAGTGTGATTTCACAGCACGCAGCATCTTTTAATGTGTCAGGAGGCTGacactgactgtttttttttccatgcaacaCTACTAAAAACCAACaggggaggagcagaggagaaggagatgagTCATGGAGCAAATCCCACAAGCAACATCCATATTTCCCTCCACAATGGTCATTTTTATCTTAGCACATCCAGGAAAGACCTAAATTTGTGgccacagattaaaaaaaaaaaaaaaatagcactgtTTATTGTATTTGGCTGTTTTATTGATGAGATGGAAGAATGGAaagaatcagagaaaaaaagtggcCCAGATTGCTAACCTGCATTCTTGCcatatttttacttttgacaCAATTCAAATCCTGTGTAAACAGTGACGGTGAGCTGATGTGTGTTGCAGCAGATCTCCACAGCCCTTCATCATTCATCAGTTtgaagcttttctttttttttcctcagcgtTGTCATCCATTGATATTTCATGTCTTCAACAGATGTGCTTTACCGCCCACCGGCTCTTACTGTCAGAAACAGTGAAAGC contains these protein-coding regions:
- the LOC115375892 gene encoding cysteine/serine-rich nuclear protein 1-like, yielding MFINHHSQAMKGLLKRKFAEVDEDPCYSSSSPPSSLSSPASSEWESDGESGSSVSHDFTPSSPASPASLPIRSILKRRKLTSGQSSVRFDLVTVFLFPRCQGFTSVPSHGGATLGMMHKHSALHRYTLAEHALEQRRRRRERLQERLREEKLEALKHKLIASGAIDQGEADRLTVDQLPDGDADIHVSDAELEDGGFLQPYSSKHRQVLLQAAGVKRIDKEEKRQLHALRLSREDCGCDCKGFCEPETCACSLAGIKCQMDRFNFPCGCTKDGCGNTQGRIEFNSRRVQTHYIHTVMRLELERRLQDDALSQSDQTGLPEDLQDYEDQGESPPAQDAQDKSCPFGFSVEEDGLPLTMPSTPSFHFIPERPVVEENSCSSDMTDSSSCSSAHSEDSDAAGCPVGSQDSPEVDDGGLARVLSICDSENDDYSLCGPLRHTRQPGTQHGSSSGTDTTGSGTADTFTDSMGRTSVADYLDENANQATDFFGENSLEGFPNTPSPTVDYSSGRYMDLSLSSDSDLEFFDSDYTSGPLHNSFKAHRHLDNFRHLQLFSSASLPQYNESSTYLLESLIGLSEPSPEQAHPITDNQLL